In Anomalospiza imberbis isolate Cuckoo-Finch-1a 21T00152 chromosome 10, ASM3175350v1, whole genome shotgun sequence, the following proteins share a genomic window:
- the SLC33A1 gene encoding acetyl-coenzyme A transporter 1: protein MAPAIAAEEGGRQRRAATRQHSLDLTDEPPRDALPGDTEALLPAPARARGYRAELGSILLLLVLYVLQGIPLGLAGSVPLILQSKSASYTDQAFFSFVFWPFSLKLLWAPLVDAVYLRGFGRRKSWLVPTQYVLGLFMIYMSTQVDALLGDGHGRGPDVAALTVTFFLFEFLAATQDIAVDGWALTMLSRENVGYASTCNSVGQTAGYFLGNVLFLALESASFCNKYLRFEPQPRGIVTLSDFLFFWGAVFLVTTTLVAFLKKENQELIPAKEETKGITDTYRLLFSIIKMPAVLTFCLLILTSKVGFSAADAVTGLKLVEEGVPKEHLALLAVPMVPLQIILPLVISKYTAGPQPLNTFYKAMPYRLLLGLEFAFLVWWAPKVKHEGGFPVYYYAVVVLSYALHQITLYSMYVAIMAFNAKVSDPLIGGTYMTLLNTVSNLGGNWPSTVALWLVDPLTVKECAGAQGHTCATAAATELCTAAGGSCVTTLDGYYVESVVCVILGFAWWFFLGPKFKKLQDEGQSSWKCRRSN, encoded by the exons ATGGCGCCCGCCATCGCCGCCGAGGAGGGCGGccggcagcgccgcgccgccacccgccagcacagcctggacctgACGGACGAGCCGCCCCGCGACGCGCTGCCCGGGGACACCGAGGCGCTGCTGCCGGCGCCGGCGCGGGCGCGGGGGTACCGCGCGGAGCTGGgcagcatcctgctgctgctggtgctgtacGTGCTGCAGGGCATCCCGCTGGGGCTGGCGGGCAGCGTGCCGCTCATCCTGCAGAGCAAGAGCGCCAGCTACACCGACCAGGCCTTCTTCAGCTTCGTGTTCTGGCCCTTCAGCCTGAAGCTGCTGTGGGCGCCCTTGGTGGACGCCGTGTACCTGCGGGGCTTCGGCCGCCGCAAGTCGTGGCTGGTGCCCACGCAGTACGTGCTGGGGCTCTTCATGATCTACATGTCCACGCAGGTGGACGCGCTGCTGGGCGACGGCCACGGCCGCGGCCCCGACGTGGCGGCCCTCACCGTCACCTTCTTCCTCTTCGAGTTCCTGGCGGCCACGCAGGACATCGCGGTGGACGGCTGGGCGCTCACCATGCTGTCCCGGGAGAACGTGGGCTACGCCTCCACCTGCAACTCCGTGGGGCAGACGGCCGGCTACTTCCTGGGAAACGTCCTGTTCCTGGCCCTCGAGTCCGCCTCCTTCTGCAACAAGTACCTGCGCTTCGAGCCGCAGCCGCGGGGCATCGTCACGCTCTCAG ATTTCCTGTTTTTCTGGGGAGCTGTCTTCTTAGTTACCACTACATTGGTTGCCtttctgaaaaaggaaaaccaggagcTAATACCagcaaaggaagaaacaaaaggCATCACTGACACATACAGGCTGCTATTCTCAATAATCAAGATGCCAGCAGTTCTTACTTTCTGTCTCTTGATCCTCACTTcaaaa GTTGGGTTTTCAGCAGCAGATGCTGTAACAGGACTCAAACTGGTGGAGGAGGGAGTCCCCAAAGAGCacctggctctgctggcagtTCCAATGGTTCCTTTGCAGATCATCTTGCCTCTGGTTATCAGCAAATACACAGCGGGCCCCCAGCCCCTGAACACCTTCTACAAAGCAATGCCTTACAG GTTGCTACTTGGCCTGGAATTTGCTTTCCTGGTGTGGTGGGCTCCTAAAGTAAAGCATGAAGGAGGATTTCCTGTCTACTACTACGCTGTGGTGGTGCTGAGTTATGCTCTACACCAG ATCACCCTGTACAGCATGTACGTGGCCATCATGGCCTTCAACGCCAAGGTCAGCGACCCGCTCATCGGGGGCACCTACATGACCCTGCTCAACACCGTGTCCAACCTGGGGGGCAACTGGCCCTCCACGGTGGCCCTGTGGCTGGTGGACCCCCTCACAGTGAAGGAGTGTGCCGGGGCCCAGGGCCACACCTGTGCCACTGCAGCGGCCACAGAG CTGTGCACAGCAGCTGGGGGCTCCTGCGTCACCACCCTGGACGGGTACTACGTGGAGTCCGTCGTCTGCGTCATCCTGGGCTTTGCCTGGTGGTTCTTCCTTGGACCAAAATTCAAAAAGCTGCAGGACGAAGGACAGTCTTCGTGGAAGTGCAGGAGGAGCAATTGA